In one Streptomyces sp. NBC_01288 genomic region, the following are encoded:
- a CDS encoding endonuclease/exonuclease/phosphatase family protein: MSTARTVTRRAGLSTLVAAAIALPLIGTARSASARKETRLLDVMTFNLRYASTDEPNSWKVRRPVMRDLLLRAAPDVIGTQEGLYAQLQDIKQDLPHYDWIGGGRKGGSFDEETAIFYDTRRLAPVEYDQFWLSDTPAVIGSNTWGGDHPRIATWIRFRDLGDKGRQFYVLNTHLDNASQYARERAAALIAERLAHLDSSLPLVVTGDFNTAAYTTSVYSTMLDAGAGLRDTWDAAAARGQLYASFHGYRALVPDGPRIDWILVSPGVTVRRTALNTFSENSQFPSDHLPVQSTITLG; this comes from the coding sequence ATGTCGACTGCCAGGACGGTCACCCGTCGCGCGGGGCTGAGCACGCTGGTGGCGGCCGCCATCGCGCTGCCGCTCATCGGTACCGCACGCTCCGCCTCGGCCCGGAAGGAGACCCGCCTGCTGGACGTCATGACGTTCAACCTGCGGTACGCGAGCACCGACGAGCCCAACAGCTGGAAGGTCCGCCGCCCGGTGATGCGCGACCTGCTGCTCCGCGCGGCCCCCGACGTCATCGGCACCCAGGAGGGCCTCTACGCGCAGCTCCAGGACATCAAGCAGGACCTCCCGCACTACGACTGGATCGGCGGCGGCCGCAAGGGCGGCAGTTTCGACGAGGAGACGGCGATCTTCTACGACACCCGCCGCCTCGCCCCCGTCGAGTACGACCAGTTCTGGCTCTCCGACACGCCCGCCGTGATCGGGTCGAACACCTGGGGCGGCGACCACCCGCGCATCGCCACCTGGATCCGGTTCCGCGATCTCGGGGACAAGGGACGGCAGTTCTACGTCCTCAACACCCACCTGGACAACGCGAGTCAGTACGCACGCGAGCGCGCCGCCGCGCTCATCGCCGAACGCCTCGCCCACCTGGACAGTTCCCTGCCGCTCGTGGTCACCGGCGACTTCAACACCGCCGCGTACACCACCTCGGTCTACTCCACGATGCTGGACGCGGGCGCGGGCCTCAGGGACACCTGGGACGCGGCGGCCGCGCGCGGGCAGCTGTACGCCAGCTTCCACGGCTACCGCGCGCTCGTGCCGGACGGTCCCCGCATCGACTGGATCCTGGTCTCCCCGGGCGTCACCGTGCGCCGGACGGCCCTCAACACCTTCTCCGAGAACAGCCAGTTCCCGAGCGACCATCTGCCCGTGCAGTCCACCATCACCCTGGGATGA
- a CDS encoding DUF6986 family protein has protein sequence MGQGEQEKVATSLAGAVSEEISASLAPVDAELERRYPGDPGTRQPVHTVYVPGDVFAADTIRSWGDRALAALDEHAPDAASFAAVLGLSDDLAEPVHARVRAKLEREPIEDLRVDFEDGYGPRPDAEEDEAAARAARLIAEAYEKGTAAPYMGIRMKCMEAPVRDRGIRTLDIFLTGLMEAGGLPDGLVLTLPKVTYAEQVTAMVRLLDAFEKARGLEPGRIGFEIQIETSQSILATDGTATVARMIQAAEGRATGLHYGTFDYSACLGVSAAYQASDHPAADHAKAIMQVAAAGTGVRVSDGSTNVLPVGPTAKVHDAWRLHYGLTRRALSRAYYQGWDMHPGHIPTRYAAVFAFYREGFEQAAARLARYANHAGGDVMDEPATAKALSGYLLRGLDCGALDIAEVARATGLTRMDLEGFASPRRGDLTASAK, from the coding sequence ATGGGTCAGGGCGAGCAGGAGAAGGTGGCGACGAGCCTCGCGGGCGCGGTCAGCGAGGAGATCAGCGCCTCCCTGGCACCGGTCGACGCCGAACTGGAGCGCCGCTACCCCGGCGACCCCGGCACCCGGCAGCCCGTCCACACGGTCTACGTCCCCGGTGACGTCTTCGCCGCCGACACGATCCGCAGCTGGGGCGACCGGGCGCTGGCCGCCCTCGACGAACACGCCCCCGACGCGGCCTCCTTCGCCGCCGTCCTCGGCCTCTCCGACGACCTCGCGGAGCCCGTCCACGCGCGCGTGCGGGCCAAGTTGGAGCGCGAGCCCATCGAGGACCTGCGCGTCGACTTCGAGGACGGCTACGGCCCCCGCCCCGACGCCGAGGAGGACGAGGCCGCCGCCCGCGCGGCCCGCCTGATCGCCGAGGCGTACGAGAAGGGCACGGCGGCCCCGTACATGGGCATCCGTATGAAGTGCATGGAGGCACCGGTACGGGACCGGGGCATCCGCACCCTCGACATCTTCCTCACCGGGCTCATGGAGGCCGGCGGGCTCCCGGACGGCCTGGTCCTGACGCTCCCCAAGGTCACGTACGCCGAGCAGGTCACCGCCATGGTGCGCCTCCTGGATGCCTTCGAGAAGGCGCGCGGGCTGGAGCCGGGCCGGATCGGCTTCGAGATCCAGATCGAGACCAGCCAGTCCATCCTCGCCACCGACGGCACCGCCACCGTCGCCCGCATGATCCAGGCCGCCGAGGGCCGCGCCACCGGCCTGCACTACGGCACCTTCGACTACAGCGCCTGCCTCGGCGTCTCCGCCGCCTACCAGGCCAGCGACCACCCGGCCGCCGACCACGCCAAGGCGATCATGCAGGTCGCCGCGGCGGGGACGGGCGTGCGTGTCTCGGACGGCTCGACGAACGTGCTGCCGGTGGGCCCGACGGCGAAGGTCCACGACGCCTGGCGGCTGCACTACGGCCTCACCCGTCGGGCGTTGTCCCGCGCCTACTACCAGGGCTGGGACATGCACCCCGGCCACATCCCCACCCGCTACGCGGCCGTCTTCGCCTTCTACCGCGAGGGCTTCGAACAGGCCGCCGCGCGTCTCGCCCGCTACGCCAACCACGCAGGCGGAGACGTCATGGACGAGCCCGCCACCGCCAAGGCCCTCAGCGGCTATCTGCTGCGCGGCCTGGACTGCGGCGCGCTCGACATCGCCGAGGTGGCCAGGGCGACCGGGCTGACCCGGATGGACCTGGAGGGCTTCGCGTCGCCGCGCCGGGGCGACCTCACGGCGTCCGCCAAGTAG
- a CDS encoding protein kinase domain-containing protein, with the protein MCHRDGAAVPSGESGRVDGVDRLLAGRYRVVARLGRGGMGVVWRAVDEVLGREIAVKELRTFTDAHGPELADLRLRMQREARAAARVRHPGVVAVHDIAEVDGRPLIVMELIDGPSLDDVLSERGPIDPREAAGIGAKVMEALAAAHAVGVLHRDVKPGNILLDRAGRVVLTDFGIATMDDPGDGSATHLTRSGELIGSLDYLAPERAQGADPGPASDVWALGATLYAAVEGTSPFRRTSTYSTLTAIVSEPLPEPRRAGRLGPVLRQLMEKRAELRPGADGARGLLEEVAGAPGVDLPTAVLRGTAGSEGGVPAVPPGFGAVGARGSAGTGAGVPGPKESEGSTGVRATGVGASGSGAGLADPDAGAGVPGAAAAESTESGQGLGAVRHAAPVGPGFGVGGSAGGSGSGAGVGGLPREAAGVDGSGWSGSGGTASGSGGRFGASAYGPGFGVDGLAGGSGSGVGAGGLPGEAGPGTAGADAAGWSGGRLGVSPYGAGAAGPPGPGGATSGSSQPLEASTYRSAAAGPDGSGDQGPGSGSSERPSSDTLPPTSTSASPPASVPQGFGPPPAFVASVPQPSPPTGPMAGPTTPRRKARILIAAAAVAAVLAGAGVVVANMVNSGDTTVTSQPSDSPPAGARGGAGPATPDGRKDTHPSADPKPTGQGDDGTQAPTEQDPGKGKSTAAGRDPSVAPTKSTSAGGGGTGGSAPTTGGASPSSSPVSACQSIGGGKYNCQVWRSAKSYTASGTEVGVLGAGTNYFFCQENLGRRETYGQWTNTWWAKTDDDSGNTDVYVSDVYLKGGDNDEPVPGLPVC; encoded by the coding sequence ATGTGCCACAGGGACGGAGCGGCGGTGCCTTCGGGGGAGAGCGGACGCGTGGACGGGGTCGACCGGTTGCTGGCCGGGCGCTATCGCGTCGTGGCCCGACTCGGGCGCGGCGGCATGGGCGTGGTCTGGCGGGCCGTGGACGAGGTCCTCGGCCGTGAGATCGCCGTCAAGGAACTGCGCACCTTCACCGACGCCCACGGACCCGAACTGGCCGACCTGCGCCTGCGGATGCAGCGCGAGGCACGGGCGGCGGCGCGGGTCCGCCATCCCGGCGTGGTCGCCGTGCACGACATCGCCGAGGTCGACGGACGCCCGCTGATCGTCATGGAGCTGATCGACGGCCCCTCCCTGGACGACGTGCTGAGCGAGCGCGGCCCGATCGATCCGCGCGAGGCGGCCGGGATCGGCGCGAAGGTGATGGAGGCGCTGGCCGCGGCACACGCCGTGGGTGTCCTGCACCGCGATGTGAAGCCCGGGAACATCCTGTTGGACCGCGCCGGCCGCGTCGTCCTCACGGACTTCGGCATCGCGACGATGGACGACCCGGGCGACGGCTCCGCCACCCACCTCACGCGCAGCGGTGAACTCATCGGCTCCCTGGACTACTTGGCCCCCGAACGCGCCCAGGGCGCCGACCCCGGCCCGGCGTCCGACGTCTGGGCCCTGGGCGCCACGCTGTACGCGGCGGTCGAGGGCACGTCCCCGTTCCGCCGCACGTCCACGTACTCCACCCTCACGGCGATCGTCTCCGAGCCTCTGCCGGAACCCCGGCGGGCGGGGCGACTCGGGCCTGTCCTGCGTCAACTGATGGAGAAGCGGGCGGAGTTGCGTCCTGGTGCGGATGGCGCCCGGGGGTTGCTGGAGGAGGTTGCGGGGGCGCCGGGGGTGGATCTGCCTACGGCTGTGTTGCGGGGGACGGCCGGGAGCGAGGGTGGGGTTCCTGCGGTGCCGCCGGGGTTCGGGGCAGTGGGGGCGCGGGGGAGTGCGGGGACGGGGGCGGGGGTTCCGGGACCGAAGGAGTCGGAGGGATCAACGGGGGTGCGGGCGACGGGCGTTGGGGCTTCTGGGTCGGGGGCGGGCCTGGCAGATCCCGATGCTGGGGCTGGGGTCCCGGGAGCGGCTGCCGCTGAGTCGACGGAGAGTGGGCAGGGCCTCGGGGCTGTACGGCATGCGGCTCCGGTTGGGCCGGGGTTCGGCGTCGGCGGCTCGGCTGGAGGCAGTGGGTCGGGGGCGGGGGTCGGTGGTCTGCCTCGGGAGGCGGCCGGGGTCGATGGCTCGGGGTGGTCCGGATCGGGAGGGACGGCATCGGGGTCGGGAGGGCGATTTGGAGCTTCCGCGTACGGGCCGGGGTTCGGCGTCGACGGCTTGGCTGGAGGCAGTGGGTCGGGGGTGGGGGCTGGTGGTTTGCCTGGGGAGGCGGGACCGGGGACGGCCGGGGCCGATGCCGCGGGGTGGTCGGGAGGGCGACTTGGAGTATCCCCGTACGGGGCAGGTGCGGCAGGCCCGCCCGGGCCGGGAGGGGCAACATCCGGGTCCTCGCAGCCGCTTGAGGCATCGACGTACAGGTCTGCTGCGGCGGGACCCGACGGATCGGGCGACCAAGGCCCTGGCTCCGGTTCCTCGGAGCGACCCTCGTCGGACACCCTTCCGCCTACTTCCACTTCCGCGTCCCCTCCCGCATCCGTACCCCAAGGCTTCGGCCCGCCCCCTGCCTTCGTAGCCTCTGTACCTCAGCCGTCTCCGCCAACCGGGCCCATGGCCGGCCCAACCACACCCCGCCGCAAGGCCCGCATCCTGATAGCCGCCGCAGCCGTGGCCGCCGTCCTCGCCGGTGCCGGAGTGGTCGTCGCGAACATGGTCAACTCCGGTGACACCACGGTCACATCGCAGCCCAGCGACTCACCACCGGCCGGTGCGCGTGGCGGCGCCGGCCCCGCCACGCCCGACGGTCGCAAGGACACCCACCCCTCGGCCGACCCCAAGCCCACCGGACAGGGCGACGACGGGACCCAGGCGCCGACGGAGCAGGACCCCGGCAAGGGGAAGAGCACGGCGGCGGGGCGAGATCCCAGCGTCGCCCCGACCAAGTCCACGTCCGCCGGCGGCGGAGGCACCGGCGGCAGCGCCCCCACGACGGGCGGAGCCAGTCCCAGTTCCAGTCCCGTCTCCGCCTGCCAGTCCATCGGCGGCGGCAAGTACAACTGCCAGGTGTGGCGCAGCGCCAAGTCCTACACCGCGTCCGGCACCGAGGTCGGTGTCCTCGGCGCGGGTACCAACTATTTCTTCTGCCAAGAGAACCTGGGCCGCCGCGAGACGTACGGTCAGTGGACCAACACCTGGTGGGCGAAGACGGACGACGACAGCGGCAACACCGACGTCTATGTCAGCGACGTCTACCTCAAGGGCGGGGACAACGACGAGCCGGTGCCGGGTCTCCCGGTCTGTTGA
- a CDS encoding LacI family DNA-binding transcriptional regulator, which produces MDDRTGQRIVPETARRPENRYGNRPTMKDVAARAGVGLKTVSRVVNGEPGVTPDTERRVQEAIDALGFRRNDSARVLRKGRTASIGLVLEDLADPFYGPLSRAVEEVARAHGALLINGSSAEDPDREQELVLALCARRVDGLVVIPAGDDHRYLEPEIKAGVATVFVDRPAGKIDADVVLSDSYGGARDGVTHLISHGHRRIGFIGDMPRIHTAAERLRGYRAAMEDAGIPVEDAWMSLGVTDPVRVRRAAEEMLTGSSPVTAIFAGNNRVTVTVVRVLAEQSRRIALVGFDDFELADLLQPGVTVVAQDAATLGRTAADRLFRQLDGTLLAPERIELPTRLITRGSGELPPSD; this is translated from the coding sequence GTGGACGACAGGACAGGACAGCGCATCGTGCCAGAGACCGCCCGCCGCCCGGAGAACCGCTACGGCAACCGTCCGACCATGAAGGACGTGGCCGCACGCGCCGGTGTCGGCCTGAAAACGGTGTCGCGCGTGGTGAACGGCGAGCCGGGCGTCACCCCGGACACCGAGCGCCGGGTCCAGGAGGCGATCGACGCCCTCGGCTTCCGTCGCAACGACAGCGCCCGCGTCCTGCGCAAGGGCCGCACGGCCAGCATCGGCCTCGTCCTGGAGGACCTCGCCGACCCGTTCTACGGCCCCCTCAGCCGCGCCGTCGAAGAGGTCGCCCGCGCCCATGGTGCCCTGCTCATCAACGGCTCCAGCGCCGAAGACCCGGACCGCGAGCAGGAGTTGGTGCTCGCGCTGTGCGCCCGGCGCGTGGACGGGCTTGTGGTGATCCCGGCCGGGGACGACCACCGCTACCTGGAGCCGGAGATCAAGGCGGGCGTCGCGACCGTGTTCGTGGACCGCCCGGCCGGCAAGATCGACGCGGATGTCGTCCTGTCGGACAGCTACGGCGGGGCACGCGACGGCGTCACCCACCTCATCTCCCACGGCCACCGGCGCATCGGCTTCATCGGCGACATGCCCCGCATCCACACGGCCGCCGAGCGACTGCGCGGGTACCGGGCCGCCATGGAGGACGCCGGCATACCGGTCGAGGACGCCTGGATGTCCCTCGGGGTGACCGACCCGGTCCGGGTGCGCCGGGCGGCCGAGGAGATGCTGACCGGCTCCTCCCCCGTCACCGCGATCTTCGCCGGCAACAACCGTGTGACGGTCACCGTCGTCCGCGTCCTCGCCGAACAGTCCCGCCGGATCGCCCTGGTGGGCTTCGACGACTTCGAACTGGCCGACCTGCTCCAGCCGGGCGTGACCGTCGTCGCCCAGGACGCGGCGACGCTCGGCCGTACGGCCGCCGACCGACTCTTCCGACAGCTGGACGGCACGCTCCTCGCCCCGGAACGCATCGAGCTGCCGACCCGGTTGATCACCCGGGGGTCGGGCGAGCTGCCGCCGTCGGATTGA
- a CDS encoding ROK family protein, translated as MHTDLVAALDIGGTKIAGALVDGHGKILVRAQRPTPSQDDGDTVMRAVEEVLAELTASPSWSRASALGIGSAGPVDASAGTVSPVNVPGWRDFPLVERVRAAAGDLPVELIGDGVAITAAEHWQGAARGHANALCMVVSTGVGGGLVLNGQLHPGPTGNAGHIGHISVDLDGDACPCGSRGCVERIASGPNIARRAVEGGWRPGPDGDASAAAVAAAARAGDPIAVASFERAAQALAAGIAATATLVEIDIAVIGGGVGKAGDVLFTPLRKALSDYATLSFVQRLTVTPAQMGTDAGLVGAAAAALAGQASTTAAGV; from the coding sequence ATGCACACCGACCTCGTGGCCGCGCTCGACATCGGCGGCACCAAGATCGCCGGGGCGCTGGTGGACGGCCACGGCAAGATCCTGGTGCGAGCACAGCGCCCGACGCCCTCGCAGGACGACGGCGACACCGTGATGCGGGCCGTGGAGGAGGTGCTCGCGGAGCTCACCGCATCACCTTCGTGGTCCCGCGCGAGCGCCCTCGGCATCGGCAGCGCGGGTCCCGTGGACGCCTCCGCCGGCACCGTGAGCCCGGTCAACGTGCCCGGCTGGCGCGACTTTCCGCTCGTCGAGCGGGTGCGTGCGGCGGCCGGTGACCTGCCCGTCGAGCTGATCGGCGACGGCGTGGCGATCACGGCGGCCGAGCACTGGCAGGGCGCCGCGCGGGGGCACGCCAACGCGCTGTGCATGGTCGTCTCCACGGGAGTCGGCGGCGGCCTCGTCCTCAACGGGCAGTTGCATCCCGGGCCGACCGGCAACGCGGGTCACATCGGCCACATCAGCGTGGACCTGGACGGCGACGCCTGTCCGTGCGGTTCGCGCGGCTGTGTCGAGCGCATCGCCAGCGGTCCCAACATCGCCCGGCGGGCGGTCGAGGGCGGTTGGCGGCCGGGCCCGGACGGTGATGCCTCGGCCGCGGCCGTTGCCGCCGCAGCCCGTGCAGGCGACCCGATCGCCGTGGCCTCCTTCGAGCGGGCCGCGCAGGCCCTCGCCGCCGGTATCGCGGCGACCGCGACCCTCGTCGAGATCGATATCGCCGTGATCGGCGGGGGAGTCGGCAAGGCGGGCGACGTGTTGTTCACTCCGCTGCGGAAGGCGTTGAGCGACTACGCGACGCTGTCCTTCGTGCAGCGCCTGACGGTGACGCCGGCTCAGATGGGCACGGACGCCGGGCTGGTGGGAGCGGCCGCGGCCGCGCTCGCCGGGCAGGCGAGCACGACCGCGGCCGGAGTGTGA